The Streptomyces laurentii genome contains a region encoding:
- a CDS encoding cobaltochelatase cobN (CobN subunit of cobaltochelatase, bchH and chlH subunits of magnesium chelatases, and similar proteins; cd10150;~cobaltochelatase CobN [Amycolatopsis mediterranei U32];~cobaltochelatase subunit CobN; Reviewed; PRK05989;~identified by MetaGeneAnnotator; putative), with the protein MLVLLSHSDTDLLSARAANAAASSSATDADTGGAAPVPYRFANPSRLPLGDLPALLDGAGLVVVRLLGGLRSWQEGLDAVLATGKPMVVLSGEQAPDAQLMAASTVPVGVATEAHAYLAHGGPANLAQLARFLSDTVLLTGHGFEAPAPAPSWGALDRTPAAPRDPAAPVIAVLYYRAHHMSGNTAFVGALCDAIEDAGGRPKPLYVASLRAPEPELLAALGDADAIVTTVLAAGGTRPAEAQAGGDEEAWDAGALAALDVPILQALCLTGSRAAWEENDEGLSPLDSASQIAVPEFDGRLITVPFSFKEIDEDGLPAYVADAERAARVAGIALRHARLRHIPNARKKVALVLSAYPTKHSRIGNAVGLDTPASAVALLRRLIAEGYDFGPAEDIPGLVSGDGDELIRALIDAGGHDQDWLTDEQLAANPVRIPAADYRRWYAALPAELRAGVEEHWGPAPGEMFLDRSRNPEGDIVLAALRRGNLLILIQPPRGFGENPIAIYHDPDLPPSHHYLAAYRWIAARADDHGFGADAMIHLGKHGNLEWLPGKNAGLSAACGPDAALGDLPLVYPFLVNDPGEGTQAKRRAHATLVDHLVPPMARADSYGDIARLEQLLDEYAQISSMDPAKLPAIRAQIWTLIQAAKLDHDLGLADRPDDDGFDDFLLHVDGWLCEVKDAQIRDGLHVLGGAPTGPERVNLVLSILRARQIWGGTQALPGLREALGLDESATDRARTDDIEARARQVVEAMEAAGWSTEAISQAARLGLGQPPMGGDWYARQLARVSEVLRFACEQVVPRLAGTTDELTHAVHALNGGFVPAGPSGSPLRGLVNVLPTGRNFYSVDPKAVPSRLAWETGQALADSLLTRYRDDNGDWPTSVGLSLWGTSAMRTAGDDVAEALALLGVRPLWDDASRRVRGLEPIPLAELGRPRVDVTLRISGFFRDAFPHVIGLLDDAVRLVAGLEDESAEDNHVRAHAQADLAEHGDERRATTRIFGSRPGTYGAGLLQLIDSRDWRTDADLAEVYTVWGGYAYGRGLEGRPARAEMETAYKRIAVAAKNTDTREHDIADSDDYFQYHGGMVATVRALRGTAPEAYIGDSTRPETVRTRTLVEETSRVFRARVVNPRWIAAMRRHGYKGAFELAATVDYLFGYDATTGVVADWMYDKLTQEYVLDPENRAFLQEANPWALHGIAERLLEAESRGMWEKPDPETLAALRRVFLETEGDLEDGQES; encoded by the coding sequence ATGCTCGTTCTGCTGTCGCACTCCGACACCGACCTGCTCAGCGCCCGTGCGGCGAACGCCGCCGCCTCCTCCTCGGCGACGGACGCGGACACCGGCGGGGCCGCCCCGGTCCCGTACCGCTTCGCGAACCCGTCCCGCCTCCCGCTCGGTGACCTCCCCGCGCTCCTCGACGGCGCCGGCCTGGTCGTCGTCCGCCTCCTCGGCGGGCTCCGCTCCTGGCAGGAGGGCCTCGACGCGGTCCTCGCCACCGGAAAGCCGATGGTCGTGCTGAGCGGCGAACAGGCCCCGGACGCCCAGCTCATGGCGGCCTCCACGGTGCCGGTCGGCGTCGCCACCGAGGCCCACGCATACCTGGCGCACGGCGGTCCGGCCAACCTCGCCCAGCTGGCCCGCTTCCTCTCCGACACGGTCCTGCTCACCGGCCACGGCTTCGAGGCCCCGGCCCCGGCACCCTCCTGGGGCGCCCTCGACCGCACCCCGGCCGCACCCCGGGATCCGGCCGCCCCGGTCATCGCGGTGCTCTACTACCGCGCCCACCACATGAGCGGCAACACCGCCTTCGTCGGCGCCCTCTGCGACGCCATCGAGGACGCGGGCGGCCGGCCGAAGCCGCTGTACGTGGCCTCGCTGCGGGCCCCCGAACCCGAACTCCTCGCCGCGCTCGGCGACGCCGACGCGATCGTCACCACCGTCCTCGCCGCGGGCGGCACCCGGCCCGCCGAAGCGCAGGCCGGCGGGGACGAGGAGGCGTGGGACGCGGGCGCGCTCGCCGCGCTCGACGTGCCCATCCTCCAGGCGCTCTGCCTGACCGGCTCCCGGGCGGCCTGGGAGGAGAACGACGAGGGCCTGTCGCCGCTGGACTCCGCGAGCCAGATCGCCGTCCCGGAGTTCGACGGCCGCCTGATCACCGTCCCGTTCTCGTTCAAGGAGATCGACGAGGACGGTCTGCCCGCGTACGTGGCGGACGCCGAACGCGCCGCCCGGGTCGCGGGCATCGCCCTCCGGCACGCCCGGCTGCGGCACATCCCGAACGCGCGCAAGAAGGTGGCCCTGGTCCTCTCCGCGTACCCGACCAAGCACTCCCGGATCGGCAACGCGGTCGGCCTCGACACCCCCGCCTCCGCCGTCGCGCTGCTGCGCCGGCTGATCGCCGAGGGGTACGACTTCGGGCCGGCCGAGGACATCCCGGGGCTGGTCTCCGGCGACGGCGACGAGCTGATCCGCGCGCTGATCGACGCGGGCGGCCACGACCAGGACTGGCTGACGGATGAGCAGCTGGCCGCGAACCCGGTGCGGATCCCGGCCGCCGACTACCGCCGCTGGTACGCGGCGCTGCCGGCCGAACTGCGTGCCGGGGTGGAGGAGCACTGGGGCCCGGCGCCGGGCGAGATGTTCCTGGACCGCTCCCGCAACCCCGAGGGCGACATCGTGCTCGCCGCGCTGCGGCGCGGCAATCTGCTCATCCTCATCCAGCCGCCGCGCGGCTTCGGCGAGAACCCGATCGCGATCTACCACGACCCCGATCTGCCGCCCTCGCACCACTACCTCGCCGCCTACCGCTGGATCGCGGCGCGCGCCGACGACCACGGCTTCGGCGCCGACGCGATGATCCACCTCGGCAAGCACGGCAACCTGGAGTGGCTGCCCGGCAAGAACGCCGGCCTGTCCGCCGCCTGCGGTCCGGACGCGGCGCTCGGCGACCTGCCGCTGGTGTACCCGTTCCTGGTCAACGACCCGGGCGAGGGCACCCAGGCCAAGCGCCGCGCGCACGCCACCCTCGTCGACCACCTCGTGCCGCCGATGGCCCGCGCCGACAGCTACGGCGACATCGCCCGCCTGGAGCAACTCCTCGACGAGTACGCCCAGATCAGCAGCATGGACCCGGCGAAGCTGCCCGCGATCCGCGCCCAGATCTGGACGCTGATCCAGGCCGCGAAGCTCGACCACGACCTGGGTCTCGCCGACCGCCCGGACGACGACGGCTTCGACGACTTCCTGCTGCACGTCGACGGCTGGCTGTGCGAGGTCAAGGACGCGCAGATCCGTGACGGCCTGCACGTCCTCGGCGGCGCGCCGACCGGGCCCGAGCGGGTCAACCTCGTCCTCTCCATCCTGCGCGCCCGCCAGATCTGGGGCGGTACGCAGGCGCTGCCCGGGCTGCGCGAGGCGCTCGGCCTGGACGAGTCGGCCACCGACCGGGCCCGTACCGACGACATCGAGGCGCGCGCCCGGCAGGTCGTCGAGGCCATGGAGGCCGCCGGCTGGTCGACCGAGGCGATCAGCCAGGCGGCCCGACTCGGCCTGGGGCAGCCGCCGATGGGCGGCGACTGGTACGCGCGACAGCTGGCACGGGTCTCGGAGGTGCTGCGCTTCGCCTGCGAGCAGGTCGTGCCCCGGCTGGCCGGCACCACCGACGAACTCACCCATGCCGTCCACGCGTTGAACGGCGGCTTCGTGCCCGCCGGCCCGTCCGGCTCACCGCTGCGCGGTCTGGTCAACGTGCTGCCGACCGGCCGCAACTTCTACTCCGTCGACCCCAAGGCCGTACCGTCCCGGCTCGCCTGGGAGACCGGCCAGGCCCTCGCCGACTCCCTCCTCACCCGCTACCGCGACGACAACGGCGACTGGCCCACCTCGGTCGGCCTGTCCCTGTGGGGGACGAGCGCGATGCGCACGGCGGGCGACGACGTCGCCGAGGCGCTGGCGCTGCTCGGCGTCCGGCCACTGTGGGACGACGCCTCGCGCCGCGTCCGCGGCCTGGAGCCGATCCCGCTCGCCGAGCTGGGCCGGCCCCGCGTCGACGTGACGCTGCGCATCTCCGGCTTCTTCCGCGACGCGTTCCCGCACGTCATCGGGCTGCTCGACGACGCCGTCCGGCTCGTCGCCGGCCTTGAGGACGAGTCCGCCGAGGACAACCACGTCCGCGCCCACGCCCAGGCCGACCTGGCCGAGCACGGCGACGAACGGCGCGCCACCACCCGTATCTTCGGCTCCCGGCCCGGCACCTACGGCGCGGGACTGCTCCAGCTCATCGACTCCCGCGACTGGCGCACCGACGCCGACCTCGCCGAGGTGTACACGGTGTGGGGCGGCTACGCGTACGGGCGCGGGCTCGAAGGCCGCCCGGCGCGCGCCGAGATGGAGACGGCGTACAAGCGCATCGCGGTCGCGGCGAAGAACACGGACACACGCGAGCACGACATCGCCGACTCCGACGACTACTTCCAGTACCACGGCGGCATGGTGGCGACGGTGCGCGCGCTGCGCGGCACGGCCCCGGAGGCGTACATCGGCGACTCCACCCGCCCGGAGACCGTCCGCACCCGCACCCTCGTCGAGGAGACCTCCCGGGTCTTCCGCGCCCGCGTGGTCAACCCGCGCTGGATCGCGGCCATGCGGCGGCACGGCTACAAGGGCGCCTTCGAGCTGGCGGCGACGGTCGACTACCTCTTCGGGTACGACGCGACGACGGGCGTCGTCGCCGACTGGATGTACGACAAGCTGACGCAGGAGTACGTCCTCGACCCGGAGAACCGGGCCTTCCTCCAGGAGGCCAACCCGTGGGCGCTGCACGGCATCGCGGAGCGGCTGCTCGAAGCGGAGTCGCGCGGGATGTGGGAGAAGCCGGACCCGGAGACGCTGGCCGCGCTGCGGCGGGTGTTCCTGGAGACCGAGGGCGACCTGGAGGACGGCCAGGAGTCCTGA
- a CDS encoding type VII secretion protein esaA (identified by MetaGeneAnnotator; putative;~sequence version:1) gives MGMRARGTVTAAVVLALGLALGACSGQSGDGGHKGGTKRKPGAPASAPATTGAPAPSTPPAASDEPVPDEEDAAEIPAPDDDADTDTDVNKPRRAPTGGSGSGSKQSPKQYRPVTKQKR, from the coding sequence GTGGGCATGCGTGCCCGTGGAACGGTGACGGCCGCGGTGGTCCTGGCGCTGGGGCTGGCCTTGGGAGCCTGCTCGGGCCAGAGCGGCGACGGCGGCCACAAGGGCGGTACGAAGCGGAAGCCGGGCGCCCCGGCCTCGGCGCCCGCCACCACCGGGGCCCCGGCGCCCTCGACTCCGCCCGCCGCCTCGGACGAGCCCGTCCCGGACGAGGAGGACGCGGCGGAGATCCCGGCGCCGGACGACGACGCGGACACGGACACGGACGTGAACAAGCCGCGCCGGGCGCCGACGGGCGGGTCCGGGTCCGGGTCGAAGCAGTCGCCGAAGCAGTACCGCCCCGTCACGAAGCAAAAGCGCTGA
- a CDS encoding gntR family domain transcriptional regulator (ABC transporter signature motif;~ATP binding site [chemical binding];~ATP-binding cassette domain of elongation factor 3,subfamily F; cd03221;~ATP-binding cassette transporter nucleotide-binding domain; cl17201;~ATPase components of ABC transporters with duplicated ATPase domains [General function prediction only]; COG0488;~D-loop;~H-loop/switch region;~Transcriptional regulator, GntR family domain or Aspartate aminotransferase [Streptomyces venezuelae ATCC10712];~Walker B;~identified by MetaGeneAnnotator; putative) yields the protein MEARIRAAEAALAAAGDRAADGELDAYAVLTAAYEARGGADADRRVDTVLRRLGAREPLDRARPSATLSGGLRSRLALAATLAADPELLLLDEPTNDLDDEAVAWLEERLRGHRGTVVAVTHDRAFLDRVTTAILEVDHETRTVRRYGNGYAGYLAGRAADRARREVAYEEWRTERERNAALADRNTGRLAAIPRKGPSAFSGAGAFRARSRTHGAMSRIRAARTRLRELDERTVPRPPDPLRFTARFTARVAADRASTAVDLKGVRVGGRLRLDALRLDPGERLLVTGPNGAGKSTLLAVLAGELAPDSGTVSAPERSRVGLLRQDTAGAADPRPLAAAFGAGREDELLALGLFTARDLAVPVRLLSAGQRRKLELARLVTRPVDLLLLDEPTNHLSPGLVEEMDAALAAYPGTLVVVSHDRRLRAGFRGRRLELAPAVSAFAS from the coding sequence TTGGAGGCGCGCATCCGGGCGGCGGAGGCCGCGCTGGCGGCGGCCGGTGACCGGGCCGCGGACGGCGAACTCGACGCGTACGCCGTCCTGACCGCCGCCTACGAGGCGCGCGGTGGCGCGGACGCCGACCGGCGCGTCGACACCGTGCTCCGGCGGCTCGGCGCGCGCGAACCCCTCGACCGGGCCCGGCCGTCGGCCACCCTCTCCGGCGGCCTTCGCTCCCGGCTCGCGCTCGCCGCGACGCTCGCCGCCGACCCGGAGCTGCTGCTCCTCGACGAGCCGACCAACGACCTCGACGACGAGGCCGTGGCCTGGCTGGAGGAACGGCTGCGCGGGCACCGGGGCACGGTCGTCGCCGTCACCCACGACCGGGCCTTCCTCGACCGGGTCACCACCGCGATCCTGGAGGTCGACCACGAGACCCGGACGGTACGCCGCTACGGCAACGGCTACGCGGGCTACCTCGCCGGGCGGGCCGCCGACCGGGCCCGCCGCGAGGTGGCGTACGAGGAATGGCGGACCGAACGGGAACGCAACGCGGCCCTCGCCGACCGCAACACCGGACGGCTCGCCGCCATCCCCCGCAAGGGTCCCAGCGCCTTCAGCGGCGCCGGGGCGTTCCGGGCCCGGTCACGGACGCACGGGGCGATGAGCCGGATCCGCGCCGCCCGGACCCGGCTGCGGGAACTCGACGAGCGGACGGTGCCCCGGCCCCCGGATCCGCTGCGCTTCACCGCCCGCTTCACCGCCCGTGTCGCCGCCGACCGGGCCTCGACAGCCGTCGATCTCAAGGGAGTTCGGGTCGGCGGACGGCTCCGGCTCGACGCGCTGCGCCTCGACCCCGGCGAACGGCTTCTGGTCACCGGCCCCAACGGGGCGGGAAAGTCCACCCTGTTGGCCGTGCTCGCGGGCGAACTCGCCCCGGACAGCGGGACGGTGAGCGCACCCGAGCGGTCCCGGGTCGGGCTGCTCCGGCAGGACACTGCCGGTGCCGCCGACCCGCGCCCGCTGGCGGCGGCCTTCGGCGCGGGACGGGAGGACGAACTGCTCGCGCTCGGCCTGTTCACCGCCCGCGACCTCGCGGTCCCGGTCCGGCTGCTGTCCGCCGGGCAGCGGCGCAAGCTGGAGCTGGCCCGCCTGGTGACCCGCCCGGTCGACCTGCTGCTCCTCGACGAGCCGACGAACCATCTGTCCCCGGGCCTGGTGGAGGAGATGGACGCGGCGCTCGCCGCCTACCCGGGCACGCTCGTGGTGGTCAGCCACGACCGCCGGCTGCGCGCCGGTTTCCGGGGCCGGCGCCTTGAACTCGCCCCCGCCGTCAGCGCTTTTGCTTCGTGA
- a CDS encoding hypothetical protein (identified by MetaGeneAnnotator; putative;~sequence version:1) codes for MVDQVPDGGGPGGVGAAGRLQGLREVAETAGGLDGDGAVDGRLPAREQPQQGGLAGSVVPDDADAFAGTDGEGDTVEDEPVMCVPVVVALGDIGELDAEQGGLRGWATRTRS; via the coding sequence GTGGTCGATCAGGTCCCCGACGGTGGCGGTCCCGGGGGCGTCGGCGCCGCCGGGCGGCTCCAGGGTCTGCGGGAGGTGGCCGAGACCGCCGGGGGACTCGACGGTGACGGTGCCGTGGACGGGCGTCTCCCGGCCCGCGAGCAGCCGCAGCAGGGTGGACTTGCCGGCTCCGTTGTCCCCGACGACGCCGACGCGTTCGCCGGCACGGACGGAGAGGGAGACACGGTCGAGGACGAGCCGGTGATGTGCGTACCGGTCGTCGTAGCGCTGGGTGACATCGGTGAGCTGGACGCGGAACAGGGCGGCCTCCGGGGCTGGGCGACAAGGACGAGGTCATGA
- a CDS encoding hypothetical protein (identified by MetaGeneAnnotator; putative;~sequence version:1) — protein sequence MLTTRPREGLVNRLRLRAFAAIPFVLALAVHLSLLATWYDRLPDPLATHFSGADGRPDGYTGLGTSVAVSTALLLAAGVCWVLWVRRAALWGAWATAGFTGSLLDLFLKSNLDAAEASEARFPLAMISLGFVIGGLAALVGLGLTRLVPKDPVPETDPDAAARIELGTHEVAGWSRTTSSLFLTVLALVFTVTGIGLLLLAPWPFALLGLLGLVIGASGLVLARVRVTVDRHGLTVTYTVFPAFRTRVPFDDITAVTARDINPLREYGGWGYRVRVHGPRSCCTPARRSSYGGRAAGTSR from the coding sequence GTGCTAACAACTAGACCAAGGGAGGGTCTCGTGAACCGTCTCCGCCTTCGCGCGTTCGCCGCCATACCGTTCGTGCTCGCGCTCGCCGTCCATCTGTCGCTGCTCGCCACCTGGTACGACCGCCTGCCGGACCCGCTGGCCACCCACTTCTCCGGCGCCGACGGCCGCCCCGACGGCTACACCGGCCTCGGCACGTCCGTCGCCGTCAGCACGGCCCTGCTGCTGGCCGCCGGCGTCTGCTGGGTCCTCTGGGTGCGGCGCGCCGCACTCTGGGGCGCCTGGGCCACGGCCGGATTCACCGGCTCGCTGCTCGACCTGTTCCTGAAGAGCAACCTCGACGCCGCCGAGGCGTCCGAGGCCCGCTTCCCGCTCGCCATGATCAGCCTCGGCTTCGTCATCGGCGGCCTCGCCGCGCTCGTGGGCCTCGGTCTCACCCGCCTCGTCCCGAAGGACCCGGTACCGGAGACCGACCCCGACGCGGCGGCACGGATCGAACTGGGCACGCACGAGGTCGCGGGCTGGTCGCGCACCACCTCGTCCCTGTTCCTGACCGTGCTCGCGCTCGTCTTCACCGTCACCGGAATCGGCCTTCTCCTCCTCGCCCCCTGGCCGTTCGCCCTGCTCGGCCTGCTCGGCCTGGTCATCGGCGCCAGCGGCCTCGTCCTGGCCCGGGTCCGGGTGACCGTCGACCGGCACGGCCTGACCGTCACGTACACCGTGTTCCCCGCCTTCCGGACCCGCGTCCCGTTCGACGACATCACCGCGGTGACCGCTCGCGACATCAACCCACTGCGGGAATACGGCGGTTGGGGCTACCGGGTCCGGGTCCACGGCCCGCGGTCGTGCTGCACGCCGGCGAGGCGATCGTCGTACGGCGGGCGAGCGGCCGGGACTTCGCGGTGA
- a CDS encoding hypothetical protein (identified by MetaGeneAnnotator; putative;~predicted protein [Streptomyces roseosporus NRRL15998]), producing MLHAGEAIVVRRASGRDFAVTVPDAATGAALLNTLRERTASDAADAPGERI from the coding sequence GTGCTGCACGCCGGCGAGGCGATCGTCGTACGGCGGGCGAGCGGCCGGGACTTCGCGGTGACCGTGCCGGACGCCGCCACCGGGGCCGCGCTCCTCAACACCCTCCGCGAGCGGACCGCTTCCGACGCCGCCGACGCGCCCGGTGAGAGGATCTGA
- a CDS encoding gntR family transcriptional regulator (DNA-binding site [nucleotide binding];~GntR family transcriptional regulator [Streptomyces cattleya NRRL 8057 = DSM46488];~Predicted transcriptional regulators [Transcription];~Winged helix-turn-helix (WHTH) DNA-binding domain of the GntR family of transcriptional regulators; cd07377;~identified by MetaGeneAnnotator; putative): MLFRVDSTSAVPLGDQIAACVRGALADGSAEPGERLPAARELADSLGVNVHTVLRGYQRLREEGLIELRRGRGAVIMPGAQAPDRAHLVERLHALVGEARRLGVTDDEFLELTRTSLS, encoded by the coding sequence GTGCTCTTCCGGGTCGACTCCACCTCCGCCGTACCCCTCGGCGACCAGATCGCCGCCTGCGTGCGCGGTGCCCTCGCCGACGGCAGCGCCGAACCCGGCGAACGCCTGCCCGCCGCCCGCGAACTCGCCGACTCCCTCGGCGTGAACGTCCATACGGTGCTGCGCGGTTACCAGCGACTGCGCGAGGAGGGCCTGATCGAGCTGCGCCGGGGCCGCGGCGCCGTGATCATGCCGGGCGCCCAGGCCCCGGACCGGGCGCACCTCGTCGAGCGGCTGCACGCCCTGGTCGGCGAGGCCCGCCGGCTGGGCGTGACGGACGACGAGTTCCTGGAACTCACCCGTACCAGCCTGAGCTGA
- a CDS encoding hypothetical protein (identified by MetaGeneAnnotator; putative;~sequence version:1) yields MTTRLTLIAPALNAALREARFDDAGPVEAERRPVCPGPRVRVVCSPSGRCRATAAALGLETYAEEPALAGCAMGRWRGRRLDEVTAAEPEAVAAWLGDPGAAPHGGESLRELRARVAGWMESLEGSADGVERWAVAEPDVIRAAVAYALGAPEETFWRLDVRPLSRTSLSGRAGRWNLRLDTPVG; encoded by the coding sequence ATGACGACACGACTCACGCTGATCGCCCCCGCCCTGAACGCGGCACTGCGCGAGGCCCGGTTCGACGACGCGGGGCCGGTGGAGGCGGAGCGGCGGCCGGTGTGCCCCGGGCCGCGGGTGCGGGTGGTCTGTTCGCCGTCCGGGCGGTGCCGGGCGACGGCCGCCGCGCTCGGCCTGGAGACGTACGCGGAGGAGCCGGCGCTCGCCGGGTGCGCGATGGGGCGCTGGCGGGGCCGCCGGCTCGACGAGGTGACCGCCGCCGAACCGGAGGCGGTGGCCGCCTGGCTCGGCGACCCGGGCGCCGCCCCGCACGGCGGTGAGTCGCTGCGGGAGCTGCGGGCCCGGGTGGCGGGGTGGATGGAGTCCCTGGAGGGCTCGGCGGACGGTGTGGAGAGGTGGGCGGTCGCCGAGCCCGACGTGATCCGCGCGGCCGTCGCGTACGCGCTCGGCGCGCCCGAGGAGACCTTCTGGCGCCTCGACGTACGCCCGTTGTCCCGTACGTCGTTGAGCGGCCGCGCCGGACGCTGGAACCTCCGGCTGGACACGCCGGTGGGGTGA
- a CDS encoding cbtB domain containing protein (CbtB domain containing protein [Streptomyces fulvissimus DSM40593];~Probable cobalt transporter subunit (CbtB); cl09723;~UniProt-pubmed:11572948; UniProt-pubmed:20624727; UniProt-pubmed:21463507; UniProt-pubmed:18375553; UniProt-pubmed:21059706; UniProt-pubmed:20581206; UniProt-pubmed:21551298;~identified by MetaGeneAnnotator; putative): MAEAIAASAAVPTTPAVTVPVSLPVRSVLPWALFGGLLMLVALYFVGAEQGALSVFAGSDVHEWVHDGRHLLGFPCH, encoded by the coding sequence ATGGCCGAGGCCATCGCGGCGTCCGCCGCCGTACCGACCACCCCCGCCGTCACCGTTCCGGTGTCCCTGCCGGTCCGTTCCGTGCTGCCCTGGGCACTGTTCGGCGGTCTGCTGATGCTCGTCGCGCTCTACTTCGTCGGTGCCGAACAGGGCGCCCTGTCCGTCTTCGCGGGCAGCGACGTGCACGAGTGGGTGCACGACGGGCGTCATCTGCTCGGATTCCCCTGCCACTGA
- a CDS encoding cobalt transporter cbtA (Predicted cobalt transporter CbtA [Streptomyces venezuelae ATCC10712];~Probable cobalt transporter subunit (CbtA); cl02266;~identified by MetaGeneAnnotator; putative): MSSPSTPDGRAPLGSLVGKLLVRGMLAGLIAGLFAFAVAYVAGEPSVDASIAVEESGAAAEHAAGHGSAAPPATGPQATDPQAAGQEATGHEAGGHEEEEIVSRDLQSTAGLATGVLVYGVALGGIASLAFCFVLGRVGRFGPRATAALVAAAAFTTVTLVPYLKYPATPPAVGNPDTIGQRTSLYFLMILLSVLLGIAAVVAGRRLAPRLGNWNATVVAGAGFVAAVAVACVFLPGNGDSVRPGFPAAVLWEFRLASLGVQAALWVAFALAFGPLAERLLAPPAARTADPARTPAPVA, encoded by the coding sequence ATGTCGTCCCCTTCCACTCCCGACGGCCGGGCCCCGCTGGGCTCTCTCGTCGGGAAACTGCTGGTCCGCGGCATGCTCGCGGGCCTGATCGCCGGACTGTTCGCCTTCGCCGTGGCCTACGTCGCCGGTGAACCGTCCGTCGACGCCTCCATCGCGGTCGAGGAGTCCGGCGCCGCGGCGGAACACGCCGCGGGCCACGGATCCGCGGCTCCCCCGGCCACCGGTCCTCAGGCCACCGATCCTCAGGCCGCGGGTCAGGAAGCCACCGGTCACGAGGCCGGAGGGCACGAGGAGGAGGAGATCGTCAGCCGGGACCTCCAGTCCACGGCGGGTCTCGCCACCGGTGTCCTCGTCTACGGCGTCGCCCTCGGCGGCATCGCGTCCCTCGCGTTCTGTTTCGTGCTGGGACGGGTGGGCCGCTTCGGTCCGAGGGCCACCGCGGCGCTCGTCGCGGCGGCGGCCTTCACCACGGTCACCCTGGTGCCGTATCTGAAGTACCCGGCGACCCCACCGGCCGTCGGCAATCCGGACACCATCGGGCAGCGCACCTCGCTGTACTTCCTGATGATCCTGCTGAGCGTGCTGCTCGGCATCGCCGCCGTCGTCGCGGGCCGCCGGCTCGCCCCGCGCCTCGGCAACTGGAACGCGACGGTCGTCGCGGGCGCGGGCTTCGTCGCCGCGGTCGCGGTGGCCTGCGTGTTCCTGCCCGGCAACGGGGATTCCGTGCGACCGGGGTTCCCCGCGGCCGTGTTGTGGGAGTTCCGGCTCGCGAGCCTCGGCGTCCAGGCGGCACTGTGGGTGGCGTTCGCGCTCGCCTTCGGCCCGCTCGCCGAGCGGCTGCTGGCACCACCGGCCGCCCGTACCGCGGACCCGGCCCGCACCCCGGCCCCCGTGGCCTGA